A window from Bdellovibrionales bacterium encodes these proteins:
- a CDS encoding peroxiredoxin, translating to MLESVHAAELKVNDPAPLFVAKTHEGKDFDLKSRKGQWTVLYFYPKAGTPGCTKQACAFRDNIEKIRAQGADVYGISADTVAEQAEFHKTHHLNFNLLADPDDHVIDLYGTKMAAMKMSKRWTYIVDPDLKIRSIQKDVDPVVDSEKIAGEISKLKAKK from the coding sequence ATGCTCGAATCCGTTCATGCCGCAGAACTCAAAGTGAATGATCCAGCTCCTCTCTTTGTTGCAAAAACTCATGAAGGCAAAGACTTCGATCTGAAGTCGCGCAAAGGTCAATGGACCGTTCTGTATTTCTATCCAAAAGCGGGGACTCCGGGCTGCACCAAACAAGCCTGCGCCTTCCGCGATAATATCGAAAAAATTCGTGCGCAAGGCGCCGATGTCTATGGCATCAGTGCGGACACCGTTGCCGAGCAAGCGGAGTTTCATAAAACTCATCACTTGAATTTCAACCTGCTGGCAGATCCGGATGATCACGTGATTGATCTTTACGGTACAAAGATGGCAGCCATGAAGATGTCAAAGCGCTGGACTTACATTGTTGATCCAGACTTGAAAATCCGCTCGATCCAGAAAGACGTGGATCCCGTGGTCGATTCGGAAAAAATTGCCGGCGAGATTTCTAAGTTGAAGGCTAAAAAATAG